The genomic region TTTTGACAAGACGACAAGTGTTTATATTGCTTTACGCTGGAGTTATAGGGGGATTGCTTTCTGGTATTGTGAAATTAGGTTGGGAAGTTATGTTTCCGCCACGTACACCAGAACGTAATGCGACAAACCCACCTCAAGAGTTATTACAACAATTAGGATTCAGTAGTGACTTTACACATCAAACCTATACTTTTTCAGATATGTCATTGCCTTGGGTTAGTTTTATTGTCCATTTTAGCTTTTCGATTGTAATAGCGATTATTTATTGTTTTCTAGTTAAAAAGTATGCATACATGGCTATGGGACAAGGTGCGGTTTTTGGTATTGCTGTTTGGATATTATTTCACCTCATCATTATGCCAATTACACATACAGTGCCAGCTATTTGGGATCAGCCTTTCCATGAACACCTTTCTGAATTATTTGGGCATATCGTTTGGATGATTACAATTGATTATGTTCGACAGCTCTTTATTTATCGCTACCAATTGGATTAAACATAAAGCATCTTTCATGTGCGTGTTTTTCACGATATACATGAGAGATGTTTTTTAGTTTAAAGTGGTATATTTCGAGAGTGGCCAATTTATGTTTAGAATACGGTTCTTCTATATGATGGTTTCCAAATTTCTACTTCAAATTTTTTATTTAAATTCATCTTCTTAATTGATAGATCCAGCAATGTCATGGAAAGTTTTAGTAATCTCTTCGCCGAACTTCAAAAGGAAATGCAACTTGTAAAATGACTGCCCTCATCTTCATTCCTACTTTATTAACCTCAACTATTATTAAGTATTTAAATGAAAGACATCAAACAAAGCACATTAGTAAGTACATCTAGAACATAACAATGCTTGCAGCCGTTTCACATGAAACAGTGTGGATGAATATCTATGAAAAATCATTATTTTAGCAAATTGATTTGTAGTATATTGTAAAAAAACAAGTAAATTTAATCTATAAAATTTGGTTTTCACCAGCTATTTTATTGTGCAAATGCACAATTTATTTTTTATACCGAGCTAAAATAACAAGAGAAGAAAGCGCTTTAATATTTGCTGTTCTAGGATTTATGAATGAACCAATGAATGAAAATATTTAATTAACAGTAATCCGGTAGTTTGTTTATATATACAATAATATAAAAATGTTTATAATTAGAAATTACGAATGATATGGAGGGAATGTAATGGCAAGACAAAATAAATCAAAAAATAGTCGCTTAGATTTTTTACCTAATCGAGCGAACAAATACGCTATCCGTCGATTTACTGTAGGAACAGCGTCAATTTTAATTGGATCAATTTTATTTTTAGGTACAAATCAAAATGAAGCGAAGGCTGCCGAAGCTTCAAGTACGAGCGACCAAGTTGGTGCGACAGCAGGACAAGGTGAAGCATCAACAAATAATGCAGTGGAAACAGGTACAGGGGAAGTACCAGAAAACAATACAGAAGAAGCAACGAAACAAAGTGCAGGGGAAGCACCTGAAAGTAATACGGAAGAAGTAAAAGAACCAGTTGAAGAGCAAACATCTGTTAATAATATAGAAGAAACAGAGCCAGTTGTAAGTGAAACACCAAAAAATAATACAGGAGAAGTGGCGAAACCAAGTGCACAAGAAACATCAGAGAATAGCCCACAAGAAAACGTAGCACCAAGTACAGACAATAACACACCACAACCTGTCAATGCTCAAAGTGAGAGAACTGCTTTGCGTACGGCCGATGCAGTACCAGCTGCAGCGCCATCGGGTGAACTTGTGAACAGTAAGATTAAGGTAAACGACTTTAATTTTGATAATAAACCGATTAACCCGAATAGAAGTGGTTTTACTAATTTAAGTACTACTTTTAATGTCGAAGGAACAGTAAGAGAAGGAGATTACTTTACATTTGTATTACCTCAAAATTTAACAGGAGATGGGGATGTCGATTATTCAAATTTAAATAATACAATGACGCTTCCTGATTTGTTAAATGCTAACGGTGAAGTGGTAGCTAAAGGTTCTTACAATACTGAGAATAAAACAGGAACATATACTTTTACTGATTATGTCAATAATAAAAATAATGTATCTGGGCAATTTAAATTGCCAATCTTTACAGACCGTAAGAATACACCGTATAGTGGTACGTATCCATTAGATTTTGACATCGCTGGAAAGCATTATCAATCTGAAATTAAAATTGATTACGGTAGTCCAGCTCAAGGTATGCCTGGAACAAATGGTGCTAATATCACATCATTTATCACTGAAATTGATATGAACTCAGGGAAAAATGAATATAAACAGTCTATCTATGTTAATCCAAAGGGAAATAGTTTATACAATACTTTAGTCAAAATACAAGGCTATCATGATGATCCAACTAAAAGTAGTACAACTATAAACTTAAAAGATACAAAATTAAAGATTTATGAAGTTGTAGATAATTCTAAAATCACTGACAGTTATTATGTTGATCCAACTAACGCTAATTATAAAGATGTTACTGACAGTTTTGCAGGACGTATCAGAACGAATGGTGATAATGCGTTATTGATTGACTTTGGTGATATTAATAAAACGTACATCATTACTGTTGATGGTAAGTATGATAATAGTAAAAATAACCTAAAAACAAGAGTAAGTGAAGTAAACACTGATGCATATGGAAGAAATACGAATGGTTATTACTGGGATAATGAAAATTACCTAGAGCAAGGTTCTGGAACAGCTGATGGTGAAGAAGGTGATGCGGATGCTGACGCGGATGCCGATGCGGATGCCGATGCAGATGCCGACGCTGATGCTGATGCGGATGCTGACGCCGACGCCGACGCTGATGCGGATGCTGACGCGGATGCGGATGCTGATGCGGATGCTGACGCTGATGCGGATGCAGACGCTGATGCGGATGCCGATGCGGATGCCGACGCCGACGCGGATGCCGATGCGGATGCCGACGCCGACGCGGATGCCGATGCGGATGCGGATGCTGACGCCGACGCGGATGCCGATGCGGATGCTGACGCCGATGCGGATGCTGACGCTGATGCAGATGCAGATGCCGACGCCGATGCGGATGCGGATGCGGATGCTGATGCCGACGCCGATGCAGATGCTGACGCCGACGCGGATGCGGATGCCGATGCGGATGCGGACGCTGATGCGGATGCGGACGCTGATGCAGATGCCGACGCCGATGCCGACGCAGATGCAGATGCAGATGCCGATGCAGATGCCGATGCAGATGCAGATGCCGATGCAGATGCAGATGCAGATGCCGATGCGGATGCGGACGCGGACGCTGATGCGGATGCAGATGCAGACAAAGCATTGCCTGATACAGGTGGAAATGCAGGTAAAAATACGACATTATTTGGTGCGTTATTTGCGGGATTAGGTTCATTGTTACTCGTGGGACGCAGAAAACGTCGTAAAGAATAATAAAATTTAATCAGTAAAGTATGTTAGCTGATTCTAGTTAATAGAAAAACAGTAGGAGTTAAGATTGGAGGCCTTCAATGGTTTTCCAATTTTAACTCCTATATTTTTGCGTTTAATTTTGTGAGATAAGCAAAAGGGTACTTTTAATATAGGAGTCCAAATCAAGGAAGTATTTATTTTACTGCTTTTATTCGAGTATTTATAATGCGATATGTCATAATCATTGTAACGTTATTAAGATATGAATAGGTTTGATTTTAAAGGAGGGGATCAGTGATGCGTTTAGGAGTTATGTTAAATCGAGTGTTTAGATTAAAGCATAATCCCTTATTTGATGAGGTTATTTCATACCAAAGTGAAATTGAAAAACTGTATGTCATTGTGCCTATTGAGGATATGTCGGATGCAGCAGAAATAAAGAAAAATCATTATTATGAGGTGGTTCAAGGGTTTATAGATGCTTTGAAGCACCATCATATTCACCCATTTATTGTCCCTTATGAGGGCTTAGCAGAATTTGTGAGAAAGTATGACCTCACGCATATTTTAATGCCGAATGATATTATGAGTTATCATTTAGATATTTATGATTATCCACACGTGAAGTTGGCGTTTGAAAAGCGTGATATTCAATTGATAGGATGCCGTGTGAATCATTATTTTCGACCTGGAAATACACTGAATCAAAAAGGTGAGCCGTATAAAGTGTTTACAAGTTTTTATCGTGCGAATCGTCCGCAACTGATGCGTCATGATAAGCCATTAGATTCATATAAACAGATTGTACAATATGCCGAAAAGGGGACGAATGAGACTAAGATACAATGGCAGCAATCACAGGATATGGAGCGTCGTGCACGTGAAGCGTGGATGCACTTTTTAACAGAGGATATCACGCACTATAAAGTGTTGACAGACGATGTTTCTCAAAGTGATGTGAGTCGGTTAGGTCAGTATTTAGCGTATGGGCTAATCGATATTCATGAGGTGATTAATGATTTATTAGACGGTTACGAAGCTGATGAAGTAAACTATGAGGCCTATTTACGTGAAATCATGTTTCGTGAATTTTATTACGTGTTGATGACTTATTATCCGAATACAGCGACAGAAGCTTTTTCTGAAAAGTATCGTCAAATGAAGTGGTCTCACAATGAAGCGCATTTTGAAGCTTGGAAAAAAGGTCAGACGGGTTTTCCTCTTGTCGATGCAGCGATGCGCAAATTGAATCGAACGGGGTATATGCATAATCGTTTGAGAATGGTGGTATCTCAATTTTTAACTAAGCATTTATTCATAGACTGGACGAAGGGGGAAGCGTATTTCCGTCAACATCTACTGGATTATGATAATGCTTCAAATGTACATGGTTGGCAGTGGTCTGCTTCAACAGGAACAGATACTGTGCCTTATTTTAGGATGTTCAATCCGATACGTCAAAGTGAGCGTTTTGACAAAAATGGCTATTTTATTCAGTCAGAAGTCAAAGAATTAGAAGGGGTTTCAAGTAAGTATATTCATGAGCCAACGAAATATCAAAAAGATCTTAAAACACAGTACCAAATCATAATCGGAACAGATTATCCTAAAGCGATTGTCGATCATCAAGCTGCCCGTGAATATGTCATGACACAGTTTAAGCAACTATAAGTCATTTATGATTTCTAATTGATAATTGTTATCAATTGTGTCAAGCTAGACATATACAGTAAATCAAAAGGGAGTTATTCATGATGAAAGATGTGACGATTATTGGTGGAGGTCCAGCAGGATTATTCGCAAGTTTTTATGCAGGGTTAAGAGGATTGGACGTTAGGATTATTGATGTACAAGATAAATTAGGGGGCAAAATGAATATTTATCCTGAGAAGATTATTTGGGATATTGGTGGTATTGCACCTAAGCCATGTCAATATATTATTCAGGATACGATACAACAAGGCTTACATTTTAAGCCGGAAGTCCGTCTAAAAACACGTGTTACAAACATAACGAAAGTGGGTGAACGGCATTTTAGAGTCACAACAGATCAAGGTGAGACCTACGATTCGAAAGCTGTGATTGTTGCGATTGGCAGCGGTATCGTCAAACCCAAATCGTTGAATATTCAGGATGCTTCAAGATATGAATTAACGAATTTACACTATACTGTCCAGTCTCTCAAACACTTTAAAGGAAAAAATGTTTTAATCTCTGGATCGGGTAATACTGCGCTTGACTGGGCGAGGGACTTGTCAGGGTATGCGCATCACGTCACGCTCGTATATCGTAAAAGTGAAATCAGTGGATATGAAGCTATGGATGAAGTGTTGAAGCAATGCGAAGTCGAAACGAAGCCTTCTACACAAATTAAACAATTAATAGGGAATACGGATCGTTCACGTATTGAAAAAGTGATTTTAGAAGACACAATAACAGGTAAAACAGAAGCAAAGCAAGTGGATGAAGTGATAATTAATCATGGTTTTGATCATGAAAATACGTTGTTAGCCGATTCGAATGTTGAGGTTGAGATGTTTGATGAATATCGCATCAAAGGATTTGGGGATACATCTACCAACGTGCCAGGCCTCTTCGCATGTGGTGACATCATACATCATCAAGCAAAAGCGCATCTCATTGCAAGTGCATTTAATGATGCAGCGACTGCGGCCAATTTAGCTAAAACCTATATTGAACCAGAAGCAGATAAAGAAGGATTTGTTTCCAGCCATAACACCATTTTCAAAGCAGCTAATCAAGCAGTGATGCACAAATACTTGTAAAAGGCATTGCGGTCCATTTAAGAAACGAATGTCGACTTTTGAAACTATAAATACTTAACTGTGTCGTTTACGTAAAAAACAAAAATAGTTACAGCTATTCACAACTTATTCAGAAATCTCTCCTATTATAATTGTATCAAACAATAGGAGGGATTTTATGATGAGTTCAATATTTATTGTGTTAGGTATGATATGTTTAGTCATTTCAGTGATTTTATGTATTAACGAGATTATTAAGGTTAAAGTAGAGCAAAAAGGTAAAATGAACTACAAGATAATGGTCATATTTTTTGCATTGTATGTTGTATTATTATCAATAGGTATTATGATAGAAAATATTTAAATCGAATTTGATAAATAAGGTGAAAATATGAAGGGTTTCCATATTTTAATAGTTGAAGACGACAGTATCATTGCTAAAAATTTAAAAAAGTTATTTGAACAAAATAATGTCAAAGTATCTCTAGATTATAATGGAGATCGGGTTATGCATTACTTAAATGAAGTGCATTTAATTATTATGGATGTCATGTTACCGGGTATGGATGGTATTCATTTGACGGATTTGATTAGACAAACGACAGATATACCTATACTTTATTTAACAGCACGAAATGACATAAGTGCTAAATTAGAAGGTTTGAGAAATGGAGATGACTATCTAACGAAACCTTTTGATCCTAGAGAGTTATTTTTGAGAGTAGAGAATTTAATTGATAAATACTACAGCGATAAAAAAATGACAATAGGCGAACTTACTATTGATATAAGAGCACGTACTGTAATGATTGATAATGCATATGTCAATTTCACGAAAACGGAAAATGTGATTTTCTTTTATTTTGTATCGAATATTAACGTTAATTTGACTAAAGCTCAAATTATCAATTTTGTATGGCAAGCGGAATCGGTATATGAGAATACACTGAATGTTTACATTAAAAAAATTAGATCTAAAATTAATGACCGTGATGCAACGGTTATTGAAACAGTATACGGTGTTGGATATCGTCTAAATAGTAGGTGAAATGATGAAATTAAAAGAAAAATATTTAAAATTAATGATGCTAGGTTTATTTTTAATACCAATTGTATTTCTAGTAGTCAATTATTTTATGTACGCTTTAGTATTGATGTCAGAGTATGTATTTGATATTGAAGTTAGAAATCCATTTAATGGGACGATATTAACGCTTATTACGTATAGTCTCTTTTTTTTAGTATTAATACTGTTAGTTATGGTCGGGACTAAATATATTACTAATATTGTTAACCGATTAGATAAAATGAAAAGAATAATAGAAACGATTGCTTTTGATGATGAATTACCTCAAAAAATAGAGGTAAAAAGCGGAAAAAGAGATGAAATCGATGAACTAGGCCTATCTGTTAACATTCTAATAGATAGGCTTCTTTACAAAGAGCTTGAGCTTAATAAGCGCATCCGAATAGAACAACAATATATGAATCAAATGTCTCATGACATAAACACCCCGCTAACGGCGTTACGTTTGGAGCTTTTCCATTTAGCTCATGAATATCATATAAAAGCTGAAGATATTAACGTTTCTTATGAAAGAATTGAATATATATCAAAATTAATACGAAATATTTCAATTGATCAAAAAGAGAAGATTCAATACTTTTATACATTTAATAATGAAGTCGATATTCAATCTCTTTGCGCAAGTATTATCAGCAAGTGGCAATATTTATTCAAAAGACAAGGCATAGAAGTCACATATAAGGTGCTTAATGAACAAGTGATATGGTTGGGTGAGGCGTTATGGTATGAGCGGTTGTTCGAAAATATAATTTCAAACATTTATAAGCATTCAAATGCAAAAAATGTGTATCTCACACTGAGTTCCTCACAAATTTCATTTTCTGATGATGGCGTAGGCTTTAATCCTCGTGAATATCAAGAAAGTAACGGATTAAATATTATTCGAAATATTGCCGAAAGATTTCACTTGAATGTAGAATTTCAATCTAATCATCATGGTACTACTGTTGTTTTAAAGGCAAATCAATCAAAATAAATACAATAGATACATGCACTTATGATCGTGTTAACACGCATAGGTGCTTTTTTTATTGGATTGCTTGCAACTGATGAATGTACGTCATGTTAATTTTATGATTTCATTGTAAATATTTTTGAATAATTTTTGTTTTAAATCATCTTCTTTTTGCTTTATTTCCAATAGATTTCCATATAAAACCTTTTGATTTTTGATAAACAAAAATTTGGACTTTAATCTTTTTTTATTGAAGGGATATATTGACTTAACATAGCAGTCCTAAAATTAGAGTGTAATAGTATTTGAAGGAGTGATGTGATGATTACGCTCAAGAATTTGAACAAAGTGTATGACGATAATCACTATGCGGTTAAGGATTTGAATTTGGATATTGAGGATCAAGAGTTTGTCGTATTTGTAGGGCCATCTGGTTGTGGCAAGTCTACAACGTTACGCATGATTGCGGGTTTGGAAGAAATCAGTCAGGGTGAAATCTATGTAGACGGTCAATTGTTAAACCAAGTCCCGCCTAAAGATCGTGGCATTGCGATGGTATTTCAAAATTATGCGCTATATCCTCATATGTCTGTCTACAAAAATTTAGCCTTTGGGTTAAAAATGCGTGGTATACATCGAAAACACTATCATAAACGTATTTTAGATGCAGCTAAGACGTTAGAGATTAGTCACTTGCTAGATAGAAAACCGAAAGCTTTATCAGGAGGGCAGCGTCAACGTGTTGCGCTTGGTCGAGCGATTGTACGTGAGGCTAAGATTTTTTTGATGGATGAACCCCTATCGAACTTAGATGCAAAATTAAGAACACATATGCGTACGGAGATTATTAAATTACATAAAGCTATGGGAGCTACAACTATTTATGTGACACATGACCAAACGGAAGCTATGACGATGGCTACAAAGATTGTATTACTTAAAGATGGTGTGATTCAACAAGTTGGAACACCTGAGGATATTTATCATCATCCAGTGAATCAGTTTGTAGCGACATTTATCGGAACGCCGACGATGAATATGATCCCTATCTCTAAAGTGAATCACGACTGGCAATTTAGAGGTCAAACTGTTATGTGTCCAAATACTTTGCCAACATCATATACTGATTTAAATATAGGGGTTCGTGCTGAGCATCTTCAATATGCAACCGAGATGGATGCATTGCAATCTTGTGCAATTCGTTTACAAGATTGGCAAGTGACATTAGTGGAACTCATCGGTGCGACGAAATTGATTCATTGTCAGCATGAGGATGTTCAAGTCGTGGTGTCTACAGAGAATGCGTCAACAATCCAAAGCGGACAGCGGATTCATTTGGGGATTAATTGGGAAGTGTGTCATTTTTTTAATAGTGACACAGGAGAGGTTGTATCGGCGCAACATGCATCTCCCTCAAAAGTGATCAATATTTAAATGATAAAGATTGGAGTAAGTGTAGTGAAAGCAATGACAAAGGTCAAACATACGCCTCAAAAGGTGCGAAGTCAAACGACATTGTTACGTAGGATATGGCAACATAAAATACTTTATTTGATGTTATGCCCTTGCATACTTTTCTTCATTATTTTTAATTACATCCCCATGACAGGGCTTGTTCTGGCATTTAAGGCATTTCGTTTTGATACAACGATATTCGGAGGTCAGTGGGAAGGCCTGAAATACTTTAGGCGTTTTTTCTCTGATACGCGGAGTACGCAAATTCTTATTAATACACTAGTCATTAGCGGGATGAAATTAGTATTGGCGCTCCCATTTCCAATCGCGATGGCCATTATGTTTAATGAGATATCGCATACCAAGTTAGGACGTTTTCGAGGGGTATTTCAAGGTGTGATGTATATTCCTCATTTTTTATCATGGGTTGTAGTTGTAGGAATTTTTCAAAAGTTGTTAGCACCTGATAATGGTCTTATTAATCAGCTGATTCAGCAATTTGGAGGTACGGGGTCAACCTACTTTATGATGAATCCAGAATATTTTCATACGATTATGTTTTCGAGTTATTTATGGAAAAATGTGGGTTGGGATTCGATTATATATTTTGCGGCGATCATGGGGATTAACCCTGAAATATATGAAGCTGCCAAAATAGATGGCGCAAATCGTTGGCAACAAATTGTGCATATTACACTCCCTATGTTAATGCCGACGATTATGATTTTATTCATTTTATCTTTAGGAGATATTTTAAAGGCGGGATTCGATCAAATCTATTTATTGAAAACACCAGGAAATGCGGAATATGCGGAGATTTTAGATACATTCGTTATTCGTACAGGCATTCAGCAAGGTGACTTTAGTTACGCCATTGCGATTGGTTTATTACAAGGTGTGATTGGATTGTTATTGGTAGTTCTTGTCAATCGCTTAGCAGATAAAAAGTTCAATACATCACTATATTAAGGAGAAAAAAATGAAACACATTCAAAAGGTCAGTATCTTATTATTAACGTTACTTATTGTATTTGTGACTGCATGCGGAAAGGATCAAGATGAAGCACAACGAAAAGCAGACGCTAAAGGTAAGCCAGATACGTGGATTGCAGATCGTAAATTAACGGGACTTGTCTTTCAAAGTAAGAATGATGTATCACCTGAAATGAATAAAGAAATAGCGAAAGAACTTAAAGCGAAGACGGGGATTACATTGGAACTCCAAACAGCATCAGGTGATGATTCGACAGAGGCTTTGACATCAGGTCTTGCGTCGGGGGATTTGCCGGACTTTATTGTATATTATTTGGACAATAGTGGCCGTCCTGAGATGAAAGTACTCAATAAAGCAGCACAACAAGGGCAGTTGACAGATTTAAAACCCTACCTAGAAGATACAAAAATATACAAAAAATACTTGAAAAAAGACTATTTACCGAAAGACACACGAGATAATATTATGTTTAATCAAGATTTAGATGGGACGTATTTTGTACATATGGGGATTAATCGTCAACCTGGAGATCCTGGACGTAAACTTGTAGGTGGACCTTATATTCGTAAAGATATTGTTGATCAGCTCAATATAGACCCAAGTGCTATCAAGACATCTAAAGATATGAAAGCACTTGCGCA from Staphylococcus felis harbors:
- a CDS encoding YagU family protein, with translation MFILLYAGVIGGLLSGIVKLGWEVMFPPRTPERNATNPPQELLQQLGFSSDFTHQTYTFSDMSLPWVSFIVHFSFSIVIAIIYCFLVKKYAYMAMGQGAVFGIAVWILFHLIIMPITHTVPAIWDQPFHEHLSELFGHIVWMITIDYVRQLFIYRYQLD
- a CDS encoding fibrinogen-binding adhesin SdrG C-terminal domain-containing protein, with amino-acid sequence MARQNKSKNSRLDFLPNRANKYAIRRFTVGTASILIGSILFLGTNQNEAKAAEASSTSDQVGATAGQGEASTNNAVETGTGEVPENNTEEATKQSAGEAPESNTEEVKEPVEEQTSVNNIEETEPVVSETPKNNTGEVAKPSAQETSENSPQENVAPSTDNNTPQPVNAQSERTALRTADAVPAAAPSGELVNSKIKVNDFNFDNKPINPNRSGFTNLSTTFNVEGTVREGDYFTFVLPQNLTGDGDVDYSNLNNTMTLPDLLNANGEVVAKGSYNTENKTGTYTFTDYVNNKNNVSGQFKLPIFTDRKNTPYSGTYPLDFDIAGKHYQSEIKIDYGSPAQGMPGTNGANITSFITEIDMNSGKNEYKQSIYVNPKGNSLYNTLVKIQGYHDDPTKSSTTINLKDTKLKIYEVVDNSKITDSYYVDPTNANYKDVTDSFAGRIRTNGDNALLIDFGDINKTYIITVDGKYDNSKNNLKTRVSEVNTDAYGRNTNGYYWDNENYLEQGSGTADGEEGDADADADADADADADADADADADADADADADADADADADADADADADADADADADADADADADADADADADADADADADADADADADADADADADADADADADADADADADADADADADADADADADADADADADADADADADADADADADADADADADADADADADADADADADADADADADADADADADADKALPDTGGNAGKNTTLFGALFAGLGSLLLVGRRKRRKE
- a CDS encoding cryptochrome/photolyase family protein — encoded protein: MRLGVMLNRVFRLKHNPLFDEVISYQSEIEKLYVIVPIEDMSDAAEIKKNHYYEVVQGFIDALKHHHIHPFIVPYEGLAEFVRKYDLTHILMPNDIMSYHLDIYDYPHVKLAFEKRDIQLIGCRVNHYFRPGNTLNQKGEPYKVFTSFYRANRPQLMRHDKPLDSYKQIVQYAEKGTNETKIQWQQSQDMERRAREAWMHFLTEDITHYKVLTDDVSQSDVSRLGQYLAYGLIDIHEVINDLLDGYEADEVNYEAYLREIMFREFYYVLMTYYPNTATEAFSEKYRQMKWSHNEAHFEAWKKGQTGFPLVDAAMRKLNRTGYMHNRLRMVVSQFLTKHLFIDWTKGEAYFRQHLLDYDNASNVHGWQWSASTGTDTVPYFRMFNPIRQSERFDKNGYFIQSEVKELEGVSSKYIHEPTKYQKDLKTQYQIIIGTDYPKAIVDHQAAREYVMTQFKQL
- a CDS encoding NAD(P)/FAD-dependent oxidoreductase, with product MKDVTIIGGGPAGLFASFYAGLRGLDVRIIDVQDKLGGKMNIYPEKIIWDIGGIAPKPCQYIIQDTIQQGLHFKPEVRLKTRVTNITKVGERHFRVTTDQGETYDSKAVIVAIGSGIVKPKSLNIQDASRYELTNLHYTVQSLKHFKGKNVLISGSGNTALDWARDLSGYAHHVTLVYRKSEISGYEAMDEVLKQCEVETKPSTQIKQLIGNTDRSRIEKVILEDTITGKTEAKQVDEVIINHGFDHENTLLADSNVEVEMFDEYRIKGFGDTSTNVPGLFACGDIIHHQAKAHLIASAFNDAATAANLAKTYIEPEADKEGFVSSHNTIFKAANQAVMHKYL
- a CDS encoding response regulator transcription factor, with translation MKGFHILIVEDDSIIAKNLKKLFEQNNVKVSLDYNGDRVMHYLNEVHLIIMDVMLPGMDGIHLTDLIRQTTDIPILYLTARNDISAKLEGLRNGDDYLTKPFDPRELFLRVENLIDKYYSDKKMTIGELTIDIRARTVMIDNAYVNFTKTENVIFFYFVSNINVNLTKAQIINFVWQAESVYENTLNVYIKKIRSKINDRDATVIETVYGVGYRLNSR
- a CDS encoding sensor histidine kinase — protein: MKLKEKYLKLMMLGLFLIPIVFLVVNYFMYALVLMSEYVFDIEVRNPFNGTILTLITYSLFFLVLILLVMVGTKYITNIVNRLDKMKRIIETIAFDDELPQKIEVKSGKRDEIDELGLSVNILIDRLLYKELELNKRIRIEQQYMNQMSHDINTPLTALRLELFHLAHEYHIKAEDINVSYERIEYISKLIRNISIDQKEKIQYFYTFNNEVDIQSLCASIISKWQYLFKRQGIEVTYKVLNEQVIWLGEALWYERLFENIISNIYKHSNAKNVYLTLSSSQISFSDDGVGFNPREYQESNGLNIIRNIAERFHLNVEFQSNHHGTTVVLKANQSK
- a CDS encoding ABC transporter ATP-binding protein, yielding MITLKNLNKVYDDNHYAVKDLNLDIEDQEFVVFVGPSGCGKSTTLRMIAGLEEISQGEIYVDGQLLNQVPPKDRGIAMVFQNYALYPHMSVYKNLAFGLKMRGIHRKHYHKRILDAAKTLEISHLLDRKPKALSGGQRQRVALGRAIVREAKIFLMDEPLSNLDAKLRTHMRTEIIKLHKAMGATTIYVTHDQTEAMTMATKIVLLKDGVIQQVGTPEDIYHHPVNQFVATFIGTPTMNMIPISKVNHDWQFRGQTVMCPNTLPTSYTDLNIGVRAEHLQYATEMDALQSCAIRLQDWQVTLVELIGATKLIHCQHEDVQVVVSTENASTIQSGQRIHLGINWEVCHFFNSDTGEVVSAQHASPSKVINI
- a CDS encoding ABC transporter permease, which codes for MTKVKHTPQKVRSQTTLLRRIWQHKILYLMLCPCILFFIIFNYIPMTGLVLAFKAFRFDTTIFGGQWEGLKYFRRFFSDTRSTQILINTLVISGMKLVLALPFPIAMAIMFNEISHTKLGRFRGVFQGVMYIPHFLSWVVVVGIFQKLLAPDNGLINQLIQQFGGTGSTYFMMNPEYFHTIMFSSYLWKNVGWDSIIYFAAIMGINPEIYEAAKIDGANRWQQIVHITLPMLMPTIMILFILSLGDILKAGFDQIYLLKTPGNAEYAEILDTFVIRTGIQQGDFSYAIAIGLLQGVIGLLLVVLVNRLADKKFNTSLY